One part of the Mycolicibacterium aromaticivorans JS19b1 = JCM 16368 genome encodes these proteins:
- a CDS encoding GAF domain-containing sensor histidine kinase yields the protein MTDTVGPNGNRKAGSPLRDTLSGLRLRELLVEVQDRVEQIVEGRDRLDGLVEAMLVVTSGLELDVTLKTIVHTAIDLVDARYGALGVRGHDHELAEFIYEGIDAETHELIGPLPSGRGVLGHLIDEPKPIRLDNITQHPASVGFPPNHPPMRTFLGVPVRIRDEVYGNLYLTDKADGQPFSEDDEVLVEALAAAAGIAIDNARLYEQSRTRQSWIEATRDIGTELLGGADPAQVFRLIADEALKLTAADVVLVAVPSDIQLPVDQVEELLVVETAGKVGQPGSLPPITVRDSVIGHAFAAQAPQRFTDISDELPAIPGIGAALVLPLRTTDTVAGVVVILRRIGRQTFSHEQLDMMAGFADQATLAWQLASTQRHLRELDVLSDRDRIARDLHDHVIQRLFAIGLSLQGTIPRSRLPEVRQRLTNSVDDLQEVIQEIRTAIFDLHGGSVGTTTQLRQRLDDAVNAFAGSGPRITIQYVGPLSVVEAGLADHAEAVVREAVSNAVRHADARSLSVTVRVEDELAIEVIDDGRGMPTEVSPSGLINLRRRAYEVGGDFTVDDADGGGTVLRWSAPLP from the coding sequence GTGACCGACACTGTCGGACCAAACGGGAATCGCAAGGCGGGTTCGCCGCTGCGTGACACATTGTCGGGTCTTCGTCTGCGCGAGTTACTTGTCGAGGTGCAGGACCGGGTGGAGCAGATCGTCGAGGGCCGGGACCGGCTCGACGGGCTGGTCGAAGCGATGCTCGTGGTGACCTCGGGCCTGGAATTGGACGTCACGCTCAAGACCATCGTTCACACGGCGATCGACCTCGTCGACGCTCGCTACGGGGCGCTGGGCGTACGCGGCCACGACCATGAGCTCGCCGAGTTCATCTACGAGGGCATCGACGCCGAAACCCACGAACTGATCGGCCCGCTGCCCTCCGGACGTGGCGTGCTCGGCCACCTGATCGACGAACCGAAACCGATCCGGCTCGACAACATCACGCAGCACCCGGCATCGGTGGGCTTCCCGCCGAATCACCCGCCGATGCGCACCTTTCTCGGCGTCCCGGTGCGAATCCGCGACGAGGTGTACGGCAACCTGTACCTCACCGACAAGGCAGACGGGCAGCCGTTCAGCGAGGACGACGAAGTCCTGGTCGAGGCATTGGCCGCCGCGGCGGGGATCGCGATCGACAACGCCCGCCTCTACGAACAGTCCCGCACGCGGCAGTCCTGGATCGAGGCGACCCGCGACATCGGGACAGAGTTGCTGGGTGGTGCGGACCCGGCCCAGGTGTTCCGGCTCATCGCCGATGAGGCGCTCAAACTCACCGCGGCGGACGTGGTGCTTGTTGCGGTGCCCAGCGATATTCAACTGCCTGTCGACCAGGTCGAGGAATTGCTCGTGGTCGAGACGGCGGGCAAGGTCGGCCAGCCCGGATCATTGCCGCCAATCACCGTGCGGGACAGCGTGATCGGCCACGCCTTCGCCGCGCAAGCACCGCAGCGGTTCACCGACATCAGCGACGAACTGCCCGCGATACCCGGGATCGGCGCCGCGCTGGTACTGCCGTTGCGCACCACCGACACCGTCGCCGGTGTGGTGGTGATTCTGCGGCGCATCGGCAGGCAGACGTTCAGTCACGAACAGCTCGACATGATGGCGGGCTTCGCCGACCAGGCGACGCTGGCCTGGCAGTTGGCCTCCACACAACGGCACCTACGCGAACTCGACGTGCTCTCCGACCGCGACCGGATCGCCCGCGACCTGCACGACCACGTCATCCAACGGTTGTTCGCGATCGGACTTTCCCTGCAGGGCACGATTCCGCGCAGCCGGCTGCCCGAAGTGCGGCAGCGCCTGACGAACAGCGTCGACGACCTGCAGGAGGTCATCCAGGAGATCCGCACCGCGATCTTCGACCTGCACGGCGGATCGGTGGGCACCACCACGCAGCTGCGTCAGCGCCTCGACGACGCCGTCAACGCGTTCGCCGGTTCGGGGCCACGGATCACCATTCAGTACGTCGGGCCGCTGTCGGTGGTGGAGGCAGGGCTGGCCGATCACGCCGAGGCGGTGGTTCGCGAGGCGGTCAGCAATGCGGTGCGCCACGCTGACGCGCGATCACTCAGCGTCACTGTGCGGGTGGAGGACGAACTCGCGATCGAGGTGATCGACGACGGCCGCGGCATGCCGACCGAGGTCAGCCCCAGTGGGTTGATCAACCTACGTCGCCGCGCTTACGAGGTCGGCGGGGACTTCACCGTCGACGACGCCGACGGTGGCGGCACGGTGCTTCGCTGGAGCGCACCACTACCGTAA
- the dosR gene encoding hypoxia response regulator transcription factor DosR/DevR: protein MVKVFLVDDHEVVRRGLIDLLSADPDLEVIGEAGSVAHALAQIPALNPDVAVLDVRLPDGNGIELCRDLLSRMPNLRCLMLTSFTSDEAMLDAILAGASGYVVKDIKGMELAEAIKDVGAGRSLLDNRAAAALMAKLRGAAERSDPLSGLTEQERVLLGLLGEGLTNKQIAARMFLAEKTVKNYVSRLLAKLGMERRTQAAVFISKLDHNQRSQE from the coding sequence ATGGTCAAGGTCTTCCTCGTCGATGACCACGAAGTCGTTCGCCGTGGACTGATCGACCTGCTGTCCGCCGATCCCGATCTCGAAGTCATCGGTGAAGCCGGTTCGGTGGCCCACGCGCTGGCGCAGATCCCGGCGCTCAATCCCGACGTGGCGGTCCTCGACGTACGCCTGCCCGACGGCAACGGCATCGAGCTGTGCCGCGACCTGCTGTCTCGGATGCCCAACCTCCGGTGCCTGATGCTGACGTCCTTCACGTCCGACGAGGCGATGCTCGACGCCATCCTCGCCGGGGCGAGCGGCTACGTGGTCAAGGACATCAAGGGCATGGAGCTCGCCGAGGCGATCAAGGATGTCGGCGCGGGCCGGTCGCTGCTCGACAATCGTGCCGCCGCGGCGCTGATGGCCAAGTTGCGCGGTGCCGCTGAGCGTTCCGATCCCCTGTCGGGTCTCACTGAACAGGAACGGGTCCTGCTCGGCTTACTTGGCGAGGGTCTGACGAACAAGCAAATCGCCGCGCGAATGTTCCTCGCCGAGAAGACGGTGAAAAACTACGTATCGCGTCTCCTGGCAAAACTTGGGATGGAACGCCGTACCCAGGCAGCAGTGTTCATCTCGAAGCTCGACCATAATCAGCGCAGCCAAGAGTGA
- a CDS encoding universal stress protein produces the protein MPESFTPPSIVVGIDGSRGAVRAALWAIDEAISRDIPLRLVYAIHPPGPDPANPQEEARLLAGAEFAVRSAADAVEATGRQVKLEVEILQGLPIATLVDASRVAAMICVGEVGLKHFDADRIGSTATALVTAAHCPVTIVRGEDRIAGHDPGWIVVELDESPDSAAVLQFGVAEARLRGAPLRVLGSWQSRYTDVHDSHAVSDGNRMVRAQLDRRLSHWKNQYPDLDARPVAIHGSVLNYLAKHAGSIQLVVVGARNARGIEELLGPTGSAALHNTDCSVLVVDRQRLL, from the coding sequence ATGCCCGAATCGTTCACACCGCCGTCCATCGTGGTGGGCATCGACGGTTCTCGGGGCGCTGTGCGGGCCGCGTTGTGGGCGATCGACGAAGCAATCAGCCGCGACATCCCCCTGCGTCTGGTCTATGCGATCCATCCGCCCGGCCCGGATCCGGCGAATCCGCAGGAGGAGGCGCGCCTGCTCGCCGGCGCCGAATTCGCGGTCCGCTCCGCGGCAGACGCGGTCGAGGCCACCGGTCGGCAGGTCAAACTCGAAGTCGAGATCCTTCAGGGTCTGCCGATCGCGACGCTGGTGGACGCCTCCCGGGTGGCGGCGATGATCTGCGTCGGCGAGGTCGGCCTCAAGCACTTCGACGCCGACCGCATCGGGTCGACGGCGACCGCGCTGGTCACCGCGGCGCACTGCCCGGTCACGATCGTGCGGGGCGAGGATCGGATCGCCGGCCATGATCCCGGCTGGATCGTCGTCGAGCTCGACGAATCCCCCGACAGCGCGGCGGTACTCCAGTTCGGGGTCGCCGAAGCGCGCTTGCGGGGCGCGCCGCTGCGGGTTCTCGGCTCGTGGCAGTCGCGCTACACCGACGTCCACGACTCCCACGCCGTCTCCGACGGCAATCGGATGGTGCGCGCGCAACTGGACCGCCGGCTGTCGCATTGGAAGAACCAATATCCCGATCTGGACGCCCGACCGGTTGCGATCCACGGCAGCGTGCTGAACTATCTGGCCAAACACGCCGGGTCCATCCAGCTCGTCGTAGTGGGCGCGCGCAACGCCCGGGGCATCGAGGAACTGCTGGGTCCGACCGGGTCGGCGGCCCTGCACAACACCGATTGCTCGGTTCTGGTGGTCGACCGTCAGCGATTGTTGTGA
- a CDS encoding dsRBD fold-containing protein, whose product MTEGDIMEDLDQTKHSAVLIAVDEDADRTRATALLSWRSTALVGMGTACMDAGTEHAVELRDEVAVARALSNLASQLFATSMSEIDAAAG is encoded by the coding sequence ATGACTGAGGGGGACATCATGGAAGATCTCGACCAGACCAAGCATTCGGCCGTGTTGATCGCCGTCGACGAGGACGCCGATCGCACTCGGGCCACCGCACTGCTGTCCTGGCGGAGTACCGCCCTGGTGGGTATGGGGACTGCCTGCATGGATGCCGGTACCGAGCATGCTGTGGAACTGCGCGACGAGGTGGCCGTCGCGAGGGCGTTGTCCAACCTGGCCAGTCAGCTCTTCGCGACGTCGATGTCGGAGATCGACGCCGCCGCCGGCTAG